TTTTGAATTAGCGAACCTTAATTTATGTGCTCTGGAATGTTTAGGTTTCTCTTCACCGTGTTTACAATTCTCATATCCATATGAACGCGTACAGCATTGGTGCATTTTGCGAGTTTTACTCTCTGTTATGCTGAATTGTGTTACCAATCCTCATTGAAGGCCGTTAGAACAAATTATTATTCTGGTTGTATATCATTACAATCTGAAAATGTTGAGCAGCCTATACGGGAATATTTATAAAGTATTAATCTGCATCGTTGTAACTTGTATTATAATATGTGGTAAATGTGCTGACTAACAAGAACACAATGTTATTTTTTGCTTTCCCAAAACTTGGTGTTGGTTTATATATCAAACAGTATGACAATAAGGTCCCTCGCTGCAGTAAGATGAAATTTCGCCCCCCCCCTCCCGGGCAAATGATTATCTCAGCCGTTTTTTTTGGggttttctcaattttttatgattttgataaaaaaattaatcaaatttagttaattttttttaaaaatccaaaaatgtATTGAAATGGCCGAGATCGAAATTGAAAACCTGCTGGCTACTGCCAATGGGATGAACACATCATCTTTGCTATACAATTATCTCCCTCTTTCAGGGAACCATTAACTTTCTCTGCCATGGTTTTGTTACTGATACTGCATTAATAATATAGCACAATATCATTCCATCTTTTATATTGTACTAACACATTGAAACTGCACAGGCTATATTCACCAGGGATAACATGCTGTATACGCTTGCTTTCGCTGCTTTGTGCGCCATCTTCAGTATCCTAAAGGAGATTCTTCAGTATCCTAAAGGAGATTGTTGAGCAATGGAATGCTATGGTATTCATTTTCAGCGTTCTTTCAGGAGTTTAGCTCATGGGCTCAGGAATTATGGATAACACATCAACAATCACAAGGAACAACAGTTTCTCCTCTGTTCCTGCTAGGTTATCTGCGAGGATAGGGTACGGTCTCTTTgagatactctctccgttttatataatataagtcgtttgactttttttcctaGCCAAACCttattaagtttgactaagtttctagaaaaattagtaatatctataatattaaaaaaaagataatggaATAACATTTTGGCCTTTGCTCAatgagctacagccaattattacaaagtccACACATAAATAAATTCAGCACACACTAATATGatataaataaaacaaaaactaaagACACCAACACAAGATAAAAGAGCCCTGAATTATTGAATTATATTCGAGAATCTCCATCCAAAGTTGGCAAAACGGTGCATAATCATCCACTCAAGTTTACGGCATGCATTATTTAGAGAGAAAGGGAAGAGGAGATGGGGGAAGAAGAAGTGGCTACTGACGTGTGGctctaatttttatttttagttttatttgCTGACTAGACTTCCACATCATTGACACGTAGATGAAAACCAGCTGAAAAACCACTTAAGGGTGTAAAGTGAACGGTATTGAAAGTTGGAGGGGGTGAAATATCTGGTTTTAGAGTTTtgggtgtattttagacaagACAAAGAGTTggagggtgtaaaatggacttatcccttaTTTATTAGCTTGATATCATCATCAAGCCTTTGTAGTTGAGCCCAACCCCGAAGCAAATATTTTACCCTGAAAAGTACTTACAAATAAAATTTTGATTGTGTtttatcaaaaaccatatcatttctactAAGCCAAAGAGCCTAACATACCGTGGAAGCTCTTCCAAGAATAAGTTTCTTAACTTTTTTATTAACATGCACCAGCCAATTCCCAAACATATGAGAAACACTATGTGGTGGGTATAGTCCAAATGAGAATTGAATTGATCTCCAaagaaatctagaaaaaatgaCAATCCAGGAAAAGATGGTAAATTGtttcatttttcataaaaaacaaCATCTCAAACTACCATTGCAATTCTTCTTAGGGCATCTCTAGTCCTAAGTTCGGCGAGAACCATCCATGTAAGCGAAGTTTATTTTGGTTCGGGTGCTACAACGCAGCATCGATTTACCAGGTCCCCCTAGAATCAGCCATAACCTTTCCTCCCTCACACAAACAACCTTTCCTCCCTCACACAAACAAATGAAGAAATATTTTTCTAAACGGCTAAATCGACTGCTTGGCTGAGGTTGATTTCCTCTCTGACAAATAACAGCTGCATCTCACAGTGTGTTAGGTTCGATGTTTTTCCCTCACGCGTTGATTCAACCCAACGCTACAGATGCTCTTAGCCAAATTATCTTTTGTTAGCACAATTCCTTTAAAGAGataccacataaaaatattaACCTAAGGggcatcttaagcttccaaatgaTCTTATTCCACTCTCTATATCCATTATTAATTAAGGCTAAATACATTGATCTAACAGAAAAATGaccattttgatgaaacttCCATCTAAATATATCATCATCCTCTGTTAAATTAATATGCACAATTGAAGCACACAAATTGTGACAGTTGACCAAATTATGACCAACTAAAGCTCTCTAGAAGGAAACATTAAGCGGAACAAAACCCATAACACTTGCAATTGAAGAACTTTTCCTTCTAACTATAGAAGACAACGACGACTATTTGtcatttaaagaaaaatttccTAACCACTTATCCTCTTAGAATCTGATTTGCTCACCATTATTAATTATCCAAGAACCCATACTTATTAAGGAACTCTTAACCTTCATCAGGCCAGACAATAATGGGAATCCCCTTGTTTTTCTTTCGACCTGGGTTATTGATTTACTCCTAAGATATTTCCACTTCAATAAGTCTTACCACACACAttgttcatttatttatttaaacaaCCATTTGCTCAATAAACACCGGTTTTGGATTTCTAAATTATGAACACCAACTCCACCCTAATATTTTGGCTGACATATAATGTCCTATCTTGTTAGTCTAAATTTCCTTTTGTGTTTATCACCTTGCCAAAAGAAGCGGGAtctataaaatcatttttttgaaGAACCCCTTTAGGAATCTCaaaaaaagatatcataaacaGAACTAAACTTGATAACACATAATTAATCAAAACCAAACTCCCTCCAACAGACATATGTTTACCTTTCCAACTaatgagttttttttcttaattcttTGCTCAATTGTTAACCAATCATTATTACTAAGCTTTCTATAATACATAGGGATACCAAGATATCTAACAGGAAACTATTATATTTTAGatcaaaaaatatttgaatattgCTCATAACATTGTTTTGCTTGACCAAAGCAAAATAAttcactcttgtgaaaatttatCTTTAGGCCAGATAATTTTTTCAAAAGCAGTTAATAACAACTTCATATGCTTCACTTTCTCTAAATCATGGTCAAGAAAAATAGTagtatcatcagcatattgtaaaatagataaACCATCGTCCACCAAATGTGGGACAACTCCTGAAATCTAACCATCAGCTTTtgctctcttaattaatatagctAGCATATCAAcaactatattaaaaagaattggAGATAACAGGTCCCCTTGCCTTAAAACCttataagtttgaaaatttgCCCCCACTTGAATGAAAGAAGCAATCCAATTACaccatttttgcaaaaaaaaaccctttattctcaaagttttttttaacaaaagacCACTTCACTTTATCATAGGGTtcctcaaaatcaatcttaaaaattacaccattcatttttattttcgaTTTAATTCATGAATTGTTTCATGGAGGATAACAACCCCTTCCATAATGTTTCTCCCAGGTATAAATGTTGTTTGTGTAGGACTAATAACTTTCTGAGCTACTCCAGAAATTCTATTTGTAGCAACTTtagtaaaaattttaaaactgaCCTTAAGTAAGCAAATATGCCTATATTTTTGAATCTTAATAGCCTCCTTGCACTTAGGCAATAAAATAATAGTACCAAAGTTGAGCGAATAAAGATTTAGACTTCTGCTATGAAAATCCTTAAATAAATCTACCAAATCAGATTTGATAACATTCCAAAACACTTGATAAAACTCATAAGAAAATCCATCTAGACTCGGAGCTTTATTATGTTCCATTTGAAAAATTGCATCTTTAATTTCATTTTCCATAAATTCATCTACTAAagcattattttctaattgagACACTTGGGGGATATCACTTATCTGGCTTTCATCCAAAGTTAAAGAGAAGCTTCTAGAGAAATAAAAAGGACTTTATAATAAGTGGTAATATGCACCTTTAAATTCGCATCACCACTTATAACCCGGTCACCATCCtgttattgaattttttttgttttcctaTGCTTCCCATTTGCaaccaaatgaaaatatttggtatttgaGTCACCTtccaaaatatctttagtcttAGCTCGCTGATACCATTTAATTTCCTCTCTTCTAAGCAAACAAGCTAATCTATTCTAAAAAAAGTCTAGTATGAATCTCATCCTAACTCAACCGAGTTAattcagctttttttttaaatctaacaaatctaatatttccggCAAgaccttcttttcttttttgtaagTGCCACTATTTTGTTTGGCCAATCCTCTTAATAATTGTCGTAATCTACGAATTTTTGCCTGCTAACACTCTATAGGAGTATTTCCATCAATAATATTTGACCAGATTTCCTTAACCATATCTACAAAACCATCTCTTAATAGCCAACGcaactcaaatttaaagttTTGATGACTGTTACAAACAGAAGATGATTTTGTATTTAGGAGTAAAGGAGCATGATCCGAGATGTCTCTATGAGATGTCTCTATTAAGAGCAAATATCGAGGACAgtgaaaatttttgttcccACTCCGTTGACATTAGCACTCTATCTACTTTTTCATAAGTTAACACTGGTAAATTATTTGTCCAGATATAATTTTGACTAAAACCATCAATAATAGtattaaaaagaaaaggccatatattatcaaaattatcattatttttttccgtAGGTCTATGTAATAGATTAAAGTCACCACCAATAATAATTGGTAAGGTTTCATGACTAGACATATGAACTAATtcgtttcattaaatctaacattttatattttgacaatatatttgttttgtgttaaaaatactaATATGTTGTCAAGTTTAAAGAAGTTTAACttggaaaaaagtcaaacgacttataatattaaatagaTGGAGTATCATCAATCTCCTGGTTTGCTGGAAAGTATGGATATGTCACGGGAATAGGGGCCGTGGCTGTTCTCTGATCTGTATGTGGAACAGGTGGAATGTTTCTATTTTGCCCATCTGAAGCTGTTACAGTATTACAAAGTCAATATACAAATCAGAACAAAAATGTATGGAGACTAAGAGAAAGTGTATATAATTTTATGTTTACCTCAAATACATATTGTCATATGCTACTGTTTATGTGAGTATGGAGAACAAGAGAAAGTGTATATAATTTTTTGCTTACCTCAAATACATGTTGTTCTACTATTTCTGTGACGCTGTGAACATCTTGTTGCTGAACGCTTGGTAGAGTGTTTTCATTTTTAGTGCTGGATGTGTGTGGATTGTAGTTAAGTGAATGCTTGCTTTTAACTAATCTGAATGTCAACTGagaaaattttgataattttttatTATGATCTTTTTTGGCAAGAGATGACTATTGGTTTGCTGTGTTCGCTGATGGTATTGTTTTTGTCAGGGTTAAAAGATAATGCATACCCTCTATCCTATGAGTCTTGAGATATATGAATACAATATGTCTTATCTTATGATATACGGAAAGGATTCGTGTGAGTTAAGGAAATCAGTCAATTCGTATGGGAAATATCCTTCACAAGTAGGGCCATATCAATATCCTACTATCCTACTCAGAGGGAGAGAAGACTATAATGTATCGTGcggggtccgatgtctccgagttctacctGGAAATCAAGGTGATCTAGGTATAAATACATACCCCCTAAGGGGTATAGGGCATTGAATCCTGAGCGCAAGACACCCGCAACCACATAAGTAATCCGGAGGACTTGAAGTCTATTCGCCAATAGATCTTGTCGAGTCCCTCTCGACAAGGATCTCGTCAGTAATCTCGGAGTTTAGTTATTCTCTTTTGTACTCTGTGGTTTCCTCtataatcccatataaactggattagagCTATTACCTTACGAGGGGCTTGAACTAGTtaatccttgtctttttgtgtgcttgatgtcgtatcgcGTAGATCCTCATACCAACGTACCCAAATATCCTTAGAATATAGTCTACGGGTCTCCCCCGTCGACAGTTTTCAGGTAACTCCATGCTCAATGGTCACTCTATGCTCTGGtacaaatataatattattgcctatatatacatattgatAACATAGTACTCACCCTATTGAATGTGAACTAGCAAAACCAAGCGTTGACTACGACCAAGTTGTATCTTTTGCGATACTCTTGATTCGCATCATCAAATGCGCTGTATGTCATCACAAAAATAACTAGCCATTGGATAACCCACACCACTAGAAAGAACAATGTCTGGATCAAGGAGAGGTCGTCGTGGATTACCAGGCAAACATAGGTGATCACCATGGCAACAGTAAATATGCTAAACAAGACCTGCAAAAAAACCAATCGTTTAGCATGAGCATGTGGTGTTAGTTAcccccttcgtcccaaaatataagaacctaggaTCAGATAAGAGATttactagtactacgaatctggacaggctgTCTGACGACTCCTAGACACCACCTTGAGAAAAGAGGCTAGACTAACACCGAGCCGACTGTTGCTATGCGGGATCGATCACATTGATTGTCTTTCTTAGACACGgtaaaaggaaaaggagagtGGAATTAGTTCGTATGTACTCACATCTTTTAGGGTTCTACAAGGGCGAGTAGTCGTGAAGCCTTGATGATCTGCATCTAATTTGCTAGTAGTAGGGTCATCCAGATCATACGGGGTCTCCTCAACCGTCACGGTCATTCCAAGAGGCATCGGAGCGTCGGCGGCCATTGCGATCAGATCTTGCATTTCAAGTATTGTCAGCACCTATCAAAGACAAATTCTTTTACCACGAGTTTGACAGCCTAGCTCTAATGCAGACAGTATCAGCTCATAAAATCTGATTGCGAGATACATAAGAGgatcaattttggaattatcAAGATTAGAAAGAAGATAATTTTGAAGCATGAGTTCTCATAGTCCAAAATTGGGTGGCATATGTTagcgccaaaatttggtaagccccgagGTCATCATTTGCTTAGAAACCATATCAGCTTCAGAGTCCTGGAATTGACCGATGGGAATTGTCACTCACTAGCAGTCGGATTCTTGGTtttggttaaggaaattaatcaattaaaggaAGTTTATTTAGAAGAGATTGAGTTTAAGGAGGATACGACATAacaatttatctattaattaagcAGAGTTAGTTAGTTCCCTTTTGTTTttggaaagtgtgtttagtatcCGATCAGGACTTGtgcttttccttttatctttagaaaagtttgAGTTGTGTCCAATAAGGGCTTGTATTTACCCATgcgtataaatatatacacccggagtcattgtaatctatctctcgatcaatacaactttGGCACATCGATACCCTTTTTATTTTCGTCTTTCTCAACAAGTTCCTGTTTTGAGTTAGGCTACATCGGCTTCGATCTCTGATGAGGGGTAAGGCTTATTGTGGCTGTTTGTATCGGTGAGGCTAGGGCTTCGACACCCTAATCTTGTCGatgtaaacatatatttatcatatatcttagttaatctaagtCGATGTCTCAATTTACCTATATCGGCTAGATCTTTTctagggttttttttatcaGTTAAATTGTTTCTTAGAtctagattagctaaggtatccaccaccctgaaaatcagtaaaaggcttgattgtttagactttatgcttctttttcatactagcaaaatgcccatgcgttgcactGGGTGAAGacaaaaataaatagtaatGGGTGTGTGGGAGCATAATGCCACTAGGTTAATTGAGATCCTTATAGTTAAATTGAATCTTTTCGGTGCAAGTAAGACGCTAACATGACATAATTATTTGTTGTTCTAAATCCATTTACATGGATTATAAGAAAGCTATTAATACCACTTTAAAATGAAATTATGTATTATACATACTAAAGTTTGAAACCCAaaaagtatttatttttttcatgtattaTTATGAGTCGGTTGCAATGCATGGTTATATTTTTATACTTGATATTGATAAAACACTTTTTTTTACATACTGCAAAGAGTAGCAATAGTAAAAGAAATGTTTCTCGCTAGCTATCAGATCAACCTCACTGCACTCTAATTGCATAATTGCTTTCACTCAAAAAATCAAAAGAAATCGTGAtgaatggaaagaaaaaaaaggtggtgTATCACATAATAGCTCTCACTCTaaaaaaacagaacaaaaacataccatgaatggaaaaaaaattgatgaggACGAGGGAAAAAATCTGGATGTAAATACGATTCATTTTGTTGGtgactatatatttttttaaaaaagaaagacgcgtgattgttttctattttctaaaattaatttattttgtcggtaaataattcattttgttggtggttacattttttttaaaaaagaaagacatgtgattgtttttttacttttccaAAATAATGAAATTGTTCCCTTTTTTATCTAATTCCTGGTAGACATGGGCCCAAAATTTATTTAGTGTTAATAGTCTTAGGCAAGAATCCTATTTAGGTGGTATTACTCGTGCTACAGTGCTCAGTTGCTATAGTATCACGCAGAACTGTGCTGTGTTGGGCTGCTGCTTCTCTGCTACGTGGGCTGAACTGTGCTGTGCTGGGCTGCTGCTTCTCTGCTATGTGGGCTGGTTGCTGGGTTGCGTTTGCTTTTTGTTGGGCCAGCCTGCTGCCGTCTTGGCTGGGCTGCTCGCtaggtttctcttttttttttcgtttctctTTTATTTGAGAAGCGTCAGATAGGGGTGGGTGGAAAAAGACCGAACAACAAAACTGAGACCGAGAAATTTAGTCATCAATTCGGTCCTAGGTAGTGAAATACCGAATTTtattcggtcaattcggttagtctcctCGGGTAACCGAATAGACCAAAAAGATCGACTTACCAAAAAATATCTAAATGCAACCTACAATCCACTATGTTTAATAgaattaaactctaattttcacatccctacttcttctaggcatgcaacctaataagagtctttactTATAAGTgcttacaaattttttttttgtgatttttatgttgaaaatttccattatttctttgcatatatgaaaatattgttgaatttcggtcaggaccgagaccgagaccaaaaagaccgagaccgaatttgtcaGTCCTGACATTTTTGCActgaaattcggtcttcacttttcaaagaccgaaaagaccgaaagaccgaagaccgagaccgaaattttcggttagaccgaatgGCCGCCCCTAGCGTCTGAGATCGCCGTAATGCATCCAGATTCATGGATTAGCGGCGAAATAATCACGTGGGCCCACCCTTTAATGATGGACGAAAAAAATCAACTGGAAgccttacttattttttaattaggtataggtATAGATTTAGTGCCGCATCAATTGGATTTGATTGCCGATAaaggtttcatcggggtttcagctgatgagttatctggacgttgcatcggctaacaaggattacatacaaattGGTTTTAGCCGATTGCATTAAAGGTTTCACTaattatctaatcttgtggatttaatgacatcggaTCACAAACCGATGTATGCTTAACCTTTGGAACAAGCAATTATTCTATACGTATTGATCAATTGGTTTCTActtaattatattattgttttattacattatcatcagccgattgttttatatcattatttactcaAGTGTAGAAATCTACATTgaacatatagccgattgctcaaaaccctattgACATTGGTCAGTATTGGCATCGGCTAGTATAATTATATCGGtatgtcagttgcaggatcaaactgactgtcacacccgcatctcatcaatattttggacctgcactggagctaagcagatcttctATGCCGTTGTGTTCATCGCCTTACATAGGTAGTATAATTTGAACCCGAAGTAAAGTAAGGACTCGATCTAATCAATCCTGAAGGATGaatcataatattttttgaaGCTCTATTTCTAATCATAATGATATGAATCGAAGAATAAACAATTCACAACTATTCGTAATTACAACTATTTTACTCATGTGCACCTCTAcatcacttttttttaagataataataGACCTGTACATAATGTGGTTCTCCTTTCATTCTATACATACACCTGTACATAATCTATTCGAGTTCAGATCATCCTCCTGTTTtattaactaggaaggtagcccgcgcattcgcgcgagCATGTACCGTATGTAGGATGAATTTGAGAAACTTATAGGGACAGTATACCAGCGAAATAATATCTGCAATGTTTCAAAATTGTGATTGTTTTTCATGAGTCTCTTCATTAGCATTACAAAATGaatttaattgttatttataaaattacctATTGAAGATTGGGGTTGGTAACTTATGGTACCTAAGACATGACTCTTGAAGTTTCATATGGAAAGAGAAAAAACTTAGGCCTGTTTGGATCATTTAGTCCTCAGATTAAAAAGTTTGTCCCATACTGTTTGGATCAGGGACTAAAAAAGACTAAAGGCATGTGGACTGagggagaaagaagaaagagGCTGTCACTTTAGCCCCTATATAATCCAATATGCACTTTTAGTCACCTTGTTTGGATTCTTAGGAACTAAAATGGAGGGACTAATGCATTAGCCCCATTAACCAAATATGGCCTAAGTTATAAAAGACATTACATATACtaccatatataattaatggttCTACtgatttatatagaaaaaatatataataacttTATTATTTGATGGCAGACATCGATTGGTCATAGCTATGGATAATTCCTCATAGAAAATTATGAATATGTGTACAGTATAGGGAtacaaattagaaaaaaaatagtagaagttatgagaaaaaaaacaaaatatatgacTCTCAATTTTTACTTAATTCGGTAGTCCATCATTTCTAACCATTGGATATTTAGATGACCTAACATATTGTGTACAGTCCAACTAACTAAATTATTCGTCTTACCTCAGTTATGGATGTTGGACATgatttacatatataaaattttaagtataataaaaaatacaCACTACTCTGCCAATGTAGCGAACGATGTGTGCGACAGGTTCGCCACGGCTGGCTTCAACACGAACATGATCACGTACCTGATGCAGCAGCTGCACCTGCCGCTGGTGCACGGTAGATTCCTTCGCCGGCCGTCTCtggaccatcgccgccgctggcgTTTTTTCCCAGCTCGGCATGCTCGGCCTCGTCGGGTCCGCGCTCGTCCCTGCCCTCTGCCCCGCGCCGTGctgcgctgccgccaccgcctcgtgACGACAATCTATTTAGAGTATGtatgtatacgtacgtacgcacGTATGAGAGGGTGGGCCTATGGGAGAAGAGGTGGGTTGTGGGatttttttctaaagataaatataatagttgAAAATAGTAGGTCTAgcgatttattattattatagaaaTATTGGGTCCACCGGTTTATTAGAACGCCATGTGGCggcttagaagcgtttgtaggagtctcacgtggcggcttgagagcgtttgtaggaagtttaatggacttttagtatataatagatagatagatagattactGAAAGCACAGGGCTATCCCTGATTTCTTCCATTTTGCGTTTCCGCAAGTGCTCTTGGCATCACTACCACCTCCCTTGATAGTGAGCTTGACGTCCTTCAAGGTTATTCCTTGACAAGGTACATTTCTGCTACAGTCCAGTTTGATAGCCTCCTTGGAAGCACTTGTGCCCCTGATGTTCTTGAAGACCACATTGCTAACTTGCACCGCAGATGTCTGATACAAAACCACTAAATTATAAGCATGCACATTATTTACACACATGGATAACTGAATAACAGAAAAGCTATCACTGAGATTTGTACCTGTTCCTTGCAGGGTGTAGCAGAATCACAGTAGTTCTGGTCGATAATGATTGGGTTCCAAACATTTTCCATGATCATGTTCTGGAACACGATGTTCTTCGCGTAGCCCCAACCGCCCTGCCATGTCTTGATGCGAGCTCCGTTGGTTGTGCCATATAGCCTGACGGTGTCGACGGTGACATTGTTGACATGAGCTTCAGAGTTGTGATCGCCTAAGCTCCCGATGCTGATGCCGTGTCCCGGTCCACACACCATGTTCTTGACATGTAAGTTCTCAGTTCCATCCTCAATCGACATGCAGTCATCCCCGGTCTTGATTATGCAGCCTGTCACTTGTACATTTTTACTTCTTGTGATATGGATGCCGTCGGTGTTTGGGCTAGTGCCTGGTGCTGTGATTGTCAGGCTAGAGATCCTAACATCAGTGCAATCCTCAACTGACATGTGGATTTGTTGGCTGTTTAGTAGCTTCAAGTTCTCCACTTTCAGATTTGAACAGGAGTAGAATGTCAAGGCCTGTCAGATGAAAAAGAAGTCAGACTTTGTTTGAGCAAAATAGCCAAAGTTTTATGAATTGTGATGTGCTAGAAGATTAGGATTTGGGAAGAAAACTCACCGTTGGAGCTTCAGTGCATGGctgaaaagaagagaagaataaTATCCACATTAGAGAtatttccaaaataaaaatgaaaaagagtgtaatgattcataactaaataacttCAGAGCACTTACAAGTTTTGCATTCGTTTTGCAGGAATTTTGCCACCAAATCTTGCCGTTTTCATCGACAGTCCCACCACCAGCGACAGTAAGGCCACTCACACCATTGAACATAATCCAGTGCCTAATAGTTTCCTTGCTCCAATCTGACCTCTTTGGAGGAGCCACCAACGTACCCTCTATCTGAAAATGTTCAGGAACTTAACATTTTTGAGTAATTGAAtttcatatgaaagtaaatgcAAGTGCACGAGTGCATATTTCTTACCATGAACGTGATGCTTGATTTGCATGGACCAGATAGTGTAATGTGCTTGGTGAGGTATCTCTTGC
The window above is part of the Oryza sativa Japonica Group chromosome 7, ASM3414082v1 genome. Proteins encoded here:
- the LOC107276148 gene encoding polygalacturonase translates to MLTVGKMACNVLIFSAYVVVMSFFLCSVHAKVNMNASFHLTSGDDSLRGRSLESKKVVFDVRKHGAYGDGQHDDTKALAKAWAAACSSSQPSIVLIPKGKRYLTKHITLSGPCKSSITFMIEGTLVAPPKRSDWSKETIRHWIMFNGVSGLTVAGGGTVDENGKIWWQNSCKTNAKLPCTEAPTALTFYSCSNLKVENLKLLNSQQIHMSVEDCTDVRISSLTITAPGTSPNTDGIHITRSKNVQVTGCIIKTGDDCMSIEDGTENLHVKNMVCGPGHGISIGSLGDHNSEAHVNNVTVDTVRLYGTTNGARIKTWQGGWGYAKNIVFQNMIMENVWNPIIIDQNYCDSATPCKEQTSAVQVSNVVFKNIRGTSASKEAIKLDCSRNVPCQGITLKDVKLTIKGGGSDAKSTCGNAKWKKSGIALCFQ